Proteins co-encoded in one Capsicum annuum cultivar UCD-10X-F1 chromosome 9, UCD10Xv1.1, whole genome shotgun sequence genomic window:
- the LOC107843164 gene encoding probable glycosyltransferase At5g03795, with amino-acid sequence MKICSSWCSKSASTRFLWIIIPFILVSIFFAFGNSKSSSFSTSTWLFSSGKNNSGELVAVKVAVNGGADHEDAILEDYNFNNSNIIINSFSPITAEVDQESEEEFQENHEQPVVTQKDESFNISSEKSHELPSLNETHDLSTEPKIKKKFTNLEKLEVQLGKARAAIKEAAMSGNQTDDSDYVPTGPLYWNAKAFHRSYLEMEKQFKVFVYEEGEQPIFHNGPCKSIYAMEGNFIYQMETTKLRTRDPEKAHVFFLPISVTAIVHFIYDRKSRDHWNPMKQTLTDYINLVSGKYPYWNRSIGADHFMLSCHDWGPEISKAVPELFKNSIRALCNANTSEGFKPSRDVSFPEILLPGGTMDGLLGGPSPSRRSILAFFAGGLHGPIRPILLEHWENKDNDVQVHRYLPKGVSYYGMLRNSKFCLCPSGYEVASPRMVEALYTGCVPVLIKDHYVPPFSDILNWKSFSVEVPVERIPDLKKILAGISTRQYIRLQRRGKQVRRHFEVNRTPKRYDVFHMILHSIWLRRLNIKLHGLEYL; translated from the exons atgaagatttgttcaTCATGGTGTAGTAAATCAGCTTCAACAAGATTTTTATGGATTATAATTCCATTTATTttggtttctattttttttgcatTTGGAAATTCAAAGAGTTCATCTTTTTCTACTTCAACTTGGCTTTTCAGTTCAG GAAAAAATAATTCCGGTGAGTTGGTGGCGGTGAAGGTGGCGGTCAACGGTGGTGCTGACCATGAAGATGCAATTTTAgaagattataattttaataatagtaatattattattaatagttTTTCACCAATTACTGCTGAAGTTGATCAAGAATCTGAagaagaatttcaagaaaatcatgaACAACCA GTTGTTACGCAAAAGGATGAAAGTTTTAACATTTCGTCGGAGAAATCACATGAGTTGCCTTCTCTGAATGAAACTCATGATCTTTCGACTGAACCGAAAATCAAAAAAAAGTTTACCAATTTGGAGAAGTTGGAAGTTCAATTGGGGAAAGCACGAGCCGCCATCAAAGAAGCCGCTATGTCTGGAAATCAAACGGATGATTCCGACTATGTTCCAACCGGTCCATTGTATTGGAATGCGAAAGCTTTCCATAG GAGTTATTTGGAAATGGAAAAACAATTCAAGGTATTCGTGTACGAAGAAGGAGAGCAGCCTATTTTTCACAATGGCCCGTGCAAAAGCATATACGCGATGGAGGGTAACTTTATTTATCAAATGGAGACGACTAAACTCCGGACTAGAGACCCCGAGAAAGCTCATGTTTTCTTCCTACCGATCAGCGTGACAGCGATAGTTCACTTCATATATGATAGAAAATCGAGAGACCATTGGAATCCGATGAAACAAACGCTTACAGATTACATTAATCTTGTTTCTGGGAAATATCCATATTGGAATCGAAGCATAGGTGCCGATCATTTCATGCTCTCTTGCCATGATTGG GGGCCTGAAATTTCGAAGGCTGTTCCGGAGCTATTCAAGAACTCAATCCGAGCGTTATGCAATGCTAATACCTCGGAAGGATTCAAGCCATCTAGAGATGTATCCTTCCCGGAGATACTCCTTCCGGGAGGTACAATGGATGGCCTGCTTGGCGGTCCATCTCCATCACGTCGATCAATCTTGGCATTCTTCGCTGGAGGGCTTCACGGACCTATACGCCCGATACTTCTCGAGCATTGGGAGAACAAAGACAACGACGTCCAAGTCCACAGGTACCTACCAAAAGGCGTCTCGTACTATGGCATGTTAAGGAATAGCAAGTTTTGCCTTTGTCCTAGTGGTTACGAAGTTGCTAGTCCACGAATGGTCGAGGCACTTTACACCGGGTGTGTCCCGGTCCTCATTAAGGACCATTACGTGCCACCATTTAGCGACATTTTGAACTGGAAATCGTTCTCGGTTGAAGTCCCCGTCGAGCGAATACCGGACTTGAAGAAAATACTGGCTGGGATTTCAACAAGACAATATATAAGGTTGCAAAGAAGAGGTAAACAAGTGAGAAGGCATTTTGAAGTTAATAGAACTCCAAAAAGATATGATGTTTTCCATATGATACTTCATTCCATTTGGCTTAGAAGATTGAATATTAAGCTTCATGGTCTTGAATATTTGTAA